The DNA segment TGCAAGACCGCCTTAAGGAGTTAGAGCAAGAGCGTAATCGCTATAAGTGGCTATTTGAAAAGGCACTTCACGGTATTTTTCAGGGTGATTTACGCGGTGGTTTTCTGGCCTGCAACCCGGCCATGGCCAAACTCTGCGGTTACGTCAGTGCTGAAGACCTGCAAGCCCGGGTTATTCGCTTGCGTGAACAGCTTTTTTGCAGCGCCAATGAGTTCGATGCATTGCGTCAGGAACTGCTCGATAGGGGGAGTCTGAGCGCCCGCGAAATTCGCCTGCGTCGCGCCGATGCGACGCCTGTCAATGTCGCCATCACCCTGCTCAGGCGGCCAGATCTAGGGCCAGAAGTGGTTGAAGCGTTTGTGGCGGATATAACCGAGCGAATGCAAGCGCAGCAGAAGATGGTGCAGGTCAACGCAGACTTGGAGCGCCGGGTAGAAGAGCGCACCCAGGCGCTGCAGAACGCCAACGTTGGGCTGCATTTCCAGATTGCAGAACGAGAAAAAGTCGAGCGCGAACTGGTTATTACAGCGCAAGCCGCGCGCGATGCGAATCGCAGCAAAGACAAATATCTGGCAGCGGCCAGCCACGATTTGCTGCAACCCCTGAATGCTGCGCGCCTGACCATATCGGCGCTGCAGGAAAGCGCGCTGCCGGCGGAAGAGGCGAGGATGGTGCACCAGGTGCATCGCGCGCTTGAAGGTGCCGAAGACTTGCTGGCGGATTTGCTGGATATCTCAAAACTGGACCAGCAGGCCATGATGCCGGATTTGATACTGACCGATGTTGCCGCTCTGGCCGAAAGCCTGGGTGAAGAATTCGAAGCGGTGGCGACTAATGCTGGCGTGCGGTTCCACGTTCGCACTATTCCGGCGTTGATAAAAACCGATCAGCGCATGCTTACCCGCATTCTTCGTAATTTATTGAGCAACGCCTTTCGCTACACCCTCAGCGGCCGTGTTCTGCTGGCATTGAGAGCCCGCCGCGACAGCCTGCGTATTGAAGTGTGGGACACCGGTGTGGGTATTGACGAAAGTAAACTGAAGGATATTTTTACCGAATTTCATCAATTGTTGCCGCAAGGAACCGGCGGTCGCCAAGGTGCCGGGTTGGGGCTGGCGATTGTTGAACGAATGGTGTCGGTATTGGGCTACCAGATAGACGTGATTTCGCGGCCGGGCAGAGGTTCGCGGTTTGCGTTGGTGCTGCCCGTGGACATGCAATCAGCCCGTCGGGCCACGTTGCCGGCCGCTGAAGTTGTGCCCAGCTTTGTTCACGGCTTCGCTGGTATTTTGGTCATGGTGATTGATAATGAGCCGGCCATACTTGCCAGTATGAAGCTGTTGCTGGAGCGCTGGGGCTGTTTAGTCATCGCCAGTCCTGACGAACATCAGGCTTTGGAGTATTTGCGGCAGACAAATAACGTACCCGCCGCGCTGCTCGCAGATTACCAC comes from the Marinobacter psychrophilus genome and includes:
- a CDS encoding PAS domain-containing hybrid sensor histidine kinase/response regulator; this translates as MKKPFDDDRGYEVGDLLGLGRQSVRKNYYLALQDRLKELEQERNRYKWLFEKALHGIFQGDLRGGFLACNPAMAKLCGYVSAEDLQARVIRLREQLFCSANEFDALRQELLDRGSLSAREIRLRRADATPVNVAITLLRRPDLGPEVVEAFVADITERMQAQQKMVQVNADLERRVEERTQALQNANVGLHFQIAEREKVERELVITAQAARDANRSKDKYLAAASHDLLQPLNAARLTISALQESALPAEEARMVHQVHRALEGAEDLLADLLDISKLDQQAMMPDLILTDVAALAESLGEEFEAVATNAGVRFHVRTIPALIKTDQRMLTRILRNLLSNAFRYTLSGRVLLALRARRDSLRIEVWDTGVGIDESKLKDIFTEFHQLLPQGTGGRQGAGLGLAIVERMVSVLGYQIDVISRPGRGSRFALVLPVDMQSARRATLPAAEVVPSFVHGFAGILVMVIDNEPAILASMKLLLERWGCLVIASPDEHQALEYLRQTNNVPAALLADYHLDDEKTGWQAISAIRTLLGTPVPAALITADRGDELRSLMRAQGLPILNKPVKPNRLRALLTSLLSVQ